One genomic segment of Theobroma cacao cultivar B97-61/B2 chromosome 6, Criollo_cocoa_genome_V2, whole genome shotgun sequence includes these proteins:
- the LOC18596219 gene encoding LOW QUALITY PROTEIN: germin-like protein subfamily 3 member 1 (The sequence of the model RefSeq protein was modified relative to this genomic sequence to represent the inferred CDS: inserted 1 base in 1 codon) yields MLHNLFLLSLLCTSATALVQDXCVANLKGAETPSGYACKKAAKVTADDFMFTGLGLEGNTTNIIKAAVSPEFVAQFPGLNGLGMSAARLDLAVGGVIPMHTHPAATELLCVVHGHITAGFISSANSVNLKTLKRGDIMVFPPGLLHFQISSGKRPGLAIVSFNSPNPGLQILDFALFANDLPSGLVETTTFLDDAQVKKLKGVLGGTG; encoded by the exons ATGCTTCACAATCTCTTCCTCCTCTCCCTTCTCTGCACTTCAGCTACTGCCCTGGTGCAGG TTTGCGTTGCAAACTTGAAGGGAGCAGAAACCCCTTCTGGCTATGCTTGCAAAAAGGCTGCCAAAGTCACAGCTGACGACTTCATGTTTACGGGCCTAGGCCTGGAAGGAAACACCACAAACATTATCAAAGCTGCGGTGAGCCCTGAATTTGTGGCACAATTTCCAGGGTTAAATGGGCTAGGAATGTCTGCAGCACGGTTGGACCTGGCTGTAGGCGGTGTAATCCCAATGCACACTCACCCTGCTGCAACCGAGCTTCTATGTGTGGTGCACGGTCACATTACTGCTGGGTTCATTTCTTCAGCTAATAGTGTTAACTTGAAGACACTGAAAAGGGGAGATATTATGGTTTTTCCTCCAGGGTTGttgcattttcaaataagttctGGTAAGAGACCAGGGCTCGCTATTGTTAGTTTCAACAGCCCAAACCCTGGTCTCCAGATCCTCGATTTTGCTCTGTTTGCCAATGATTTACCTTCTGGCTTGGTGGAGACAACCACATTCCTTGATGACGCTCAAGTGAAGAAGCTTAAGGGTGTTCTTGGTGGTACTGGCTAG
- the LOC18596220 gene encoding uncharacterized protein LOC18596220, which yields MIVTIASALLFVEIKDAAFLKTLSEVMLSLWLKWELRAMVVLSLTVQLILIRYGNRRKFSGKNLKLVSFLVWTMYLFADWLATVALSTLLRSRREQITSPLVIFWTPFLLLHLGGPDTITAYSLSDNELWPRHFFGLCFQVGVALYVYVKFWTLTVTVLTFMAIPIFIVGIIKYGERVRALFLASNMRFRKSVFSASDAKSFELEIDLLQSPSKRDMKLEEYLNHRQIKDKYRYLYRAFLLFQVFRPLFSDLKLRIYRDLSYIFKMENKVSAEEAFKMVEIELGFLYDLLYTKIPIVISRSGVILRCICLSLTVSTLISFLIIVGKHGYSKVDIGISYLLMVGAIFIEIYSAILHLSSDRGILWFTSQNNRFLKATGSKLVFFTKAKKGIQKMAQHSLLGYCLQPRKIKLAAVFNIFDPEDNLEKYFHTSWKDVNPDLKTIIYSHLKEKRDQYEGFGYNKLSDLLDNRGYDVLKKKGIANDFGWIVTDVEFTHSLLLWHIATDLVFYDDHQRHRVGSLGPYCQLSKLLSDYMMYLLFLCPAMLPEGIGNLRHHDTCIEAKRFFHKDVKIKDAIWGSFGIDIESRSFFIEMGSRRKSAFFEGCQIGSQLQEWVSKFQWDHQEKWELIGEVWLDMLTYAASQCSWKEHARQLQQGEELLTHVALLMAHLGLTRKINLVNLPERLQKVDFQPSWYWDRLDRLAYYLA from the exons ATGATAGTTACAA TTGCAAGCGCTCTGCTCTTTGTAGAGATCAAGGATGCAGCATTTCTGAAAACGTTGTCAGAGGTTATGCTATCCCTTTGGCTCAAATGGGAACTCCGAGCAATGGTTGTACTCAGCCTAACTGTTCAACTCATACTGATAAGATATGGGAATCGACGAAAATTCAGCggcaaaaatttaaaactcgTCTCATTCCTTGTTTGGACGATGTACCTATTTGCAGATTGGTTAGCAACGGTTGCCCTGAGTACCCTCCTTAGGAGCAGACGGGAACAAATAACCAGCCCACTAGTTATATTTTGGACCCCATTCCTACTCTTGCATCTTGGTGGCCCTGATACCATCACTGCTTACTCCTTGTCAGACAATGAGCTGTGGCCTAGACATTTCTTCGGGCTATGCTTCCAGGTTGGAGTTGCTCTCTATGTCTATGTCAAGTTTTGGACCCTAACCGTAACTGTGCTCACGTTTATGGCCATTCCAATATTCATTGTTGGAATTATCAAGTATGGGGAGAGGGTTAGGGCTCTGTTCTTAGCCAGTAACATGCGGTTTAGGAAGTCTGTGTTCTCTGCTTCCGATGCCAAAAGTTTCGAGCTTGAAATAGACCTTCTACAGAGCCCTTCGAAAAGGGACATGAAGCTTGAGGAATATTTAAATCACAGACAGATTAAGGACAAATACAGGTATCTTTATCGAgcttttttgttatttcagGTGTTCAGGCCCTTATTTTCTGACCTTAAGCTCAGAATTTACCGTGATTTAAGTTACATTTTTAAGATGGAGAACAAAGTGTCTGCAGAAGAGGCCTTCAAAATGGTAGAGATTGAACTTGGTTTCTTGTATGATTTGCTCTACACAAAGATTCCTATAGTTATATCTCGAAGTGGTGTGATTCTCCGCTGCATTTGTTTGTCATTGACCGTTTCCACACTAATTTCCTTCTTGATCATCGTTGGTAAGCATGGCTACTCCAAAGTTGACATTGGCATATCCTACTTGTTAATGGTTGGAGCTATCTTTATTGAAATCTATTCAGCCATTCTTCATCTTAGCTCAGACCGCGGCATTCTCTGGTTTACAAGTCAAAATAACAGGTTTCTTAAGGCCACTGGTTCTAAGTTAGTCTTTTTTACTAAAGCGAAGAAAGGTATACAAAAAATGGCACAGCACAGCCTGCTAGGTTACTGCCTCCAGCCTAGGAAAATCAAGCTTGCTGCAGTTTTCAATATCTTTGATCCGGAGGACAATTTGGAAAAGTACTTTCATACTAGCTGGAAGGATGTGAATCCTGATTTGAAAACAATCATTTACTCTCATCTCAAAGAAAAACGAGACCAGTACGAGGGTTTTGGTTACAACAAGCTGTCAGATTTATTGGATAACAGAGGTTACGATGTGcttaaaaaaaagggaattGCGAATGACTTTGGTTGGATTGTAACTGATGTAGAATTTACCCACAGTCTCCTCTTATGGCATATTGCTACAGATCTTGTTTTCTATGATGATCATCAAAGACATCGAGTCGGTAGCCTCGGTCCATATTGCCAACTCAGTAAGCTCTTATCCGATTACATGATGTATCTCCTCTTTCTGTGTCCAGCAATGCTTCCTGAGGGTATTGGTAATTTAAGGCACCATGATACCTGCATTGAAGCAAAAAGATTTTTCCATAAAGATGTAAAAATCAAGGACGCTATATGGGGATCGTTTGGTATCGACATCGAATCTCGATCCTTCTTTATCGAGATGGGAAGCCGGAGGAAGTCAGCATTCTTTGAAGGATGCCAAATTGGGTCTCAATTGCAAGAATGGGTATCGAAATTTCAATGGGATCACCAAGAGAAATGGGAGCTTATTGGTGAAGTGTGGCTGGACATGTTGACTTATGCTGCCAGTCAATGCTCGTGGAAAGAGCACGCAAGGCAACTTCAGCAAGGTGAGGAATTGCTAACCCACGTCGCCCTTCTCATGGCACATCTTGGTTTGACTAGGAAAATCAATTTGGTGAACTTACCTGAAAGACTTCAGAAAGTCGATTTCCAGCCTAGCTGGTATTGGGATAGGCTTGACCGATTGGCTTATTACTTGGCTTAG